ATCCAGAATCATTTTACCCCTTCCTAAGAAATACTGAACTAAAATGGCAAATGTAAAATTTTAAGAAGACCCTCCCTGAGAGATGTCTGCCTTCACAGGTTATCACTGAGCACCCATTGAGCACCCATAAAAATATACTTAGGAAAAGATGTTATTCTGATGTAAAAATATAAAGTATTGCAGAAGTCATGTAGTGTACTGCCCAGCAGTATAACAAAGCAGAATACAGTCCTTGGCTGTATCAATGACATGGTAAATCCTATGTATACATTAGTAGTAACACTCTTCGCCATATACATATGACATATTAAAGGCAGCATGGACGCCATAGACTAACATTGTTATATAACATGATGCTACAGCCCTATAAGTAGAATCCATATCCAATGCAGACTATCTATCCAGTTGGCAGTACATTGTGAGTTTACATCTAAGAAGAATGGTACTCCTGCCTAAttacatgtttaggctatgttcacatatcgcCAAAATGACGGACGCTTTTATTGGATGCCCGtcatttaacagcatttatttgaAAATAACAGGTGTTATTCGTATATGGCCGTTGGTTTAATTAACctgtcatgataaaaatgctacctaagctattggcatcatgttatagagaagaaggagctgaacagattgatatatttctatgggaaagattcagtataacttgtaatttattggttgaaatctctgatgtttccttgctaaagagtccagtccattgagtgacaccgccctcTGGACTCctaaacacagaatgatcagggatttcaatcaaaatattacaagttatactgaattatttcccataaagatatatatcaatctgctcagttcttcctgctctataacatgatggctatagattagatagcattgtcttggtgacaggttccctttaaatgatgtccatccaataaaaacagctgtcattttgagggTGTGTGAGCACAGCGTTACTGCACTGCAACCATGAAACTATGAGTTCTCCAAAACTATTACAGACCATTGACATCATCTTTCCCTCTGCAGCATAAAGAGCACTACTATTGTAGTAAATACTCGTATTTCccataaaataacaaaattaaACCTATTTTCTTAGAATTTTTTGTAGTGTTGTTCCTTTGTTAATTCTCCTGATACACTGTAAGTAAACTGAAACAGGATGCCACCAAAGAGAACTACCTACAGATGAGTGAGCCCATCACTGCGGTCACAGAAAATAGGTATGTAACTTATATGGTGCATCCGAACCCTGGTCCTGGAGGGGCCACAAAGATCCCTCTGCCCTATATGAGTAGACCAGAACTATGAATCATGTGTAATAGTTATTTTCCTTTTCGTCTTCTTGCAGCACAGGTATGCAGAGAAGCTTCCTTTCTGTGCTGCCTTCAGACTCAAGGAAAGTAAAATTATGTAAGTAGAAAATTTTTACTTTCCTTTTCATCTGCAGGCAGCACAGAAAGGAAGCTTCTCTGTATACCTGTGCTGCCTTCTGACTTTTACTATACTACGGTTTTCATTGGGGGCCAGGACCTTGAGATTTTGTCTCAAATGAAAACCTATCTCTAAAATCCTTCACTGACATATCAGAAGATAATGTTATCTCATGTATGATGGCAGAAATTATGTGCATGTGTTCTGTAGTTCACACATACACAAGTAAGATTCGTCATGTTTTCAGCATTGATatactcctaaaaaaaaaacttcaagatGTATTTTAGTAGATCTTTTATAAAAAGAGATGTGTTAATTGTACACAATTAGATCAGACCCTGTTTACTTATGAAAGTGCTTagcaacactatatacagtatctctctctctctctctctctctctatatatatatatatatatcatagctgTACAATTGGCTTGTCacctaaatatatatatctatatatatatatatatatattcataatgAAGTCACAGTGACTCACCCGAGGCATCAAGAATGACTGGTAATAGAGAAGAGGCAGCACTCACCAAGTATGTTCTGCTAATTTATTATAGTGCGGGCGACATCATGTACATACAGGACGCATTTCGGCCAAGCATAGCCTTTATCAGCTCAGTGGTAATACCGGTGGTGGTACTTCAACTAAGCCGTTGATGTCCCTGATGCCAcctgcactatgataaattagcAGAAcatacttggtgagtgccgtctCTTCTCTAtaacctttttttcctttttttcccttttcctttttATTGTTGCGATGATTTTCAATAAAGTCTTTTCTATATATCAGTGAATTTTCAATATTTCTTTTACATTCACaccggatgggtttataggtgtttatTTCTTCTCTGTAACCTGTCTGGCTACTACCGCTTTGAGCATCACCGACCCACGGAAGTGCCATCCTCTCTACATCTATGAAGAATGACTAAACATAGTAACACCGTGTGTAACAGAATGAGGTTCCTGCCTGTAGCAAAGAGATTGTGTTGTATGTCAGTATAAAGATCACTTGGACGTATAAAGTGTTTCTATAACTACAAGGCAAATAATGACAGTAATACACTGAAAGCATTAATGCCATGACATAAAACAGAGCCATCATACCCTGCAATACTCCATACTTCAAAATGACACGAAATGACACGAGAAAAGAAATACACATAAGAGCTTATGACGAAGCCGTGAGACGTCCGCCTCTAGATTCCAGTGGAACTCTAACTTTTGGCTAATTATGCTATATAGTCTATGAATCCAAACTCACACAATCCAACAGCTGTGACTGTTCTCTTCTCCGCGTTCTCTTCTGAATTGTGTTATATCAGCGGCTCTCTGCTTTGTGTCGCAGCGTGCGTGCAAAGCTTATCTTGTAGGCTTCCAGAAAGCCAACTAAACTTTGTGCTGTAACATCAGGTGGAACTCGGTCCAAATCAGCAGGCATATTCACTGTAAGGAGAAAAGGGACACTATGTAAGACAAGTTACTTGGCTCTCTATAGTTGTTATACCAATCTCCAACTTTCATACAATACACCTAGCTGACATATATATTAAGGGGTATTACCCTCAAGTAAAATGCTTGATaaattatcccccctcctggagtctaacaattcattccatatatGTCATTactttttctgtctccttcccccagttctgagcctgctgtttCAAGCTGACACAAAACACTGTGAGATGTTCACTCCATCtcacttcctcctctctctctttcaaGACGGCTCATATACATAAGTCCCTGGtcagctgtttctgcactctgtgaggCCAAGAGGGTAACAGTCACAGTAAAGTCACAAGTgaactaaaggggttgtcccagcgAAAAtcgtaatctgattggttgctaggggcaacggcgccagtttcactttacaccatgtttgataaatctcccctatattatacactccggccgggatcgctatAGGACGCATTTAaaggtgacatgtcagttttgtgcggacgctattccttgaatagcagccacacaagcctgacatgtcacacaatggagtgtgcggctctggccaTTGTGTTCAATAGTGAATTGGGATTTGGGCACAAACAGATGCAccggcatcccaattcaatagataACATGATTcactgacatcggccgttctgtgacacggccgggtcacagaacggccgttgtcatacgtagtgtgaacctggcctaatactgtattaCAATTCGCAGGGTGTATTTCCACATATGGGTTTGCATATCTCATGGCTATTGGGGGAGAAATGGGGGTGCGGTTTCCACCATGTTCTGTATGCATATCCGATATGTGGAAACACAACCAAAATGTCTTCTTTTTTTGGGAGTCTAATAACATCACATGCATTAAAGAGTTAATTTTCATTAAAGTCTAAGTTAATTTTTTCAGAAGGGTGTCCACATCCAGCACAGCCACTATCACAGCCACAGTGCCCGCAATACACAGtaaaccaggggtagggaaccttggctctccagctgttgcaaaactacaactcccataatgcctggacagctgaagctatgcaggcatgatgggagttgtagttttgcaacagttggggagccaaggttccctacccctgcagtaaGCAAAGACTTTGTACATAGTGCAGTGGCTGTGCTGGATAACTGCAGATCAACTCCCACTGAAATTAATagcaactgagctgcagtacctaacatggccactacacaatgactGGTGCTATATGCTTATGATTATGTCACTGTATATTTGGGGTAGCTACAGCAAATATTCATTggcagatattgatggcctatcacaaggataagccatcaatagaaatgtcctggaaaacatggatacctttGAAAATTTATTGAACAATTATTGCAGCATTACACTTATTTTCTTATGTCTTATGTAGTCTGTATATTTTTACATTCATTGCAGACTGCTCTGTCTCTTTCACTGTGAATTTTACTCAATCTCCAATTTAtaatctttccatacttatcagctgctgtatgtcttgcaggaaatgttttctttccagtctgacacagtgctctctgctgccacctctgtcagagacaggaactgtccagagcagtagtaaatctccatagaaaacctctcctgctctggacagttcctgtctcggccagagatgtcagcagagaacactgtgccagactgaaaagaaaacatttcccgcatgacatacagcagctgataagtactggaagactaaagatttttaaatagaagtaaattacaaatctatataactttctgaaactagttgatttgaaagaaactgattttcgctggacaacccctttgagatCTATGGGACAATGTTCTGTTATACCAAAATAAGTACAGTGCACGATgcactcagtgactgacagctgtctctgtatatacacacaaatgcatggCTATCAGTCAATGAGCGAGATTCCCAACATTGAGAGCAGGGAtgtcactggactcctaagcatagaGAGAGCAGGCATGTCACTGGACTCCTGAGCATAGAGAGAGCAGGGATGTCACTGGACTCCTAGACATAGAGAGAGCAGGGAtgtcactggactcctaagcatagaGAGAGCAGGGATGTCACTGGATTTCTGAGCATAAAGAGAGCAGGCATGTCACTGGACTCCTGAGCATAGAGAGAGCAGGGATGTCACTGGATTTCTGAGCATAAAGAGAGCAGGCATGTCACTGGACTCCTGAGCATAGAGAGAGCAAGGATGTCACTGGACTCCTGAGCATAGAGAGAGCAAGGAtgtcactggactcctaaacataGAGAGAGCAGGGATGTCACTGGACTCCTGAGCATAGAGAGCAGGGAtgtcactggactcctaagcatcgAGAGAGCAAGGAtgtcactggactcctaaacataGAGAGAGCAGGGAtgtcactggactcctaagcacagAGAGCAGGGATGTCACTGGACTCCTGAGCATAGAGAGCGCAGGGATGTCACTGGACTCCTGAGCATAGAGAGCGCAGGGATGTCACTGGACTCCTGAGCATAGAGAGAGCAGGGAtgtcactggactcctaagcatagaGAGAGCAGGGATGTCAATCAATGAATTACAAATTATACAGAATCTATACACCAGCTCATAATCTGCTCATAACATAGTGCATGCACTGTGGATTGGACAGCATATTTAAAGTGTTTTTAAAGGACCTTATTATAATGTATTAGATTGATAGAAATAAAGTGGTTTGCACCCTGCAGCTTTCCTAGCCTTGACCCAAACATCCCACCCTAAAAATGACCCAAACATCCCACCCTACAAATGACCCAACATCCCACCCTACAAATGACCCAAACATCCCACCCTACAAATGACCCAAACATCCCACCCTACAAATGACCCAAACATCCCACCCTACAAATGACCCAAACATCCCACCCTACAAATGACCCAACATCCCACCCTACAAATGACCCAAACATCCCACCCTACAAATGACCCAAACATCCCACCCTACAAATGACCCAACATCCCACCCTACAAATGACCCAAACATCCCACCCTACAAATGACCCAAACATCCCACCCTACAAATGACCCAACATCCCACCCTACAAATGACCCAACATCCCACCCTACAAATGACCCAACATCCCACCCTACAAATGACCCAACATCCCACCCTACAAATGACCCAACATCCCACCCTACAAATGACCCAACATCCCACCCTACAAATGACCCAAACATCCCACCCTACAAATGACCCAAACATCCCACCCTACAAATGACCCAAACATCCCACCCTACAAATGACCCAAACATCCCACCCTACAAATGACCCAAACATCCCACCCTACAAATGACCCAAACATCCCACCCTACAATTGACCCAAACATCCCACCCTACAAATGACCCAAACATCCCACCCTACAAATGACCAAACATCCCACCCTACAATTGACCCAAACATCCCACCCTACAAATGACCCAATTACCTGGGCATTCATCTGTGCTCCACAACAAACCGCATGGTGGTGCCATCAAAGGACGGTGGAGCCACAATCCTTGGCCCAGGCTGGGATACCATGCTGATCATCTGCTTTCCATCTGGGCAGCCTATGGAGCCTCTTCTGATATTTGTGGCTTGTCCTATGGAGGACGGAGCAGTCACAGACCCTGTGGCTAAATAATAGGGGCTATCCGCCATACCCATATCCCCAGGCTGAGATCCCTCCACCACTGGCATATCATAGGAGTGTTCACTGCCAGGGTTAGAGAGCTGTGTCTGCAGGGGGGTTGGAGGGAGAACAGCTGTCGGGGGAGTGGGTAAAAACCCAGGATAAAACATATAAGCAGGTCCATAGGCACCAGGGCTGAGGGCTAGTTGTGGCATATGGATGGGCACTGGGGTAactggaggagggggcacaggaacATCAACATACTGTCCAGTCTCGGGGTCAAAGAGTCTCCTTTTGACAGGCTGTACAGGGGTGTCCACCAGGTAATACTGTCCTGTGGCCAGGTCTACCAGCATCTTCCGCTGGGTCTGGGGGTACATctctgggggaggggcagagggcaAAGGTGGGGAGTAGTAGATAGGAGCTTGGGCACTGGGCATTGCCATGGCCATTGGTGGCAGAGGGTGATGGTAGATGGCAGCTGGGGGCACAGAGTCGGGGGTCTTGGGCTcagaggctgcaggggatgccCTGGTGGGCTGGACCCCCTCCTTGGCCTTGCTGCTCCAGTCTCTGGGGGCTTTCATGGGGCTCTTGGGGCTGCTGGCCTGAGCCTTGGTGCTGAATGGAGGGAGGGTGCAGAGGGCTGCTGTCTCCCGGACTGTGGCTGCAGCTTCCCGGATTATACTGCTGTCCCTGGTGGTCGGGGGGGCCTCTTTGCCGCTACCTGTGCTCTCCCGGGCCCCTGTGTCCCTGCTGACCGGATGTTTCCCCTCTGTAGTCGCCGACTTCACTGGGATGGTGAGATAGTTCTCGAAGTCGGCGCTGGCTTTGCGGACCAGAGAGGGAGGCTGCACTTTGGGCTCCTCCACGGCCATGCTGGGGATCCTGAGGGTGGTCGGGGGCTGTGGTCGGCTGTTCTTGGTATTGAGGGTGGACTCCAGGCTCTGCTGCTTGCTCTTTGCTGGGGCAGCGCTCACAGTGAATACATTGACGTTACCGGTCCCGGTTCTGCTGGATGGGGTCGTcgcctcctgctgctcctgtttCTTCCCTTCCGTGAACCGGGACACCTGGAAGGTCCTGGGTGGCGCTTTGCTCTCTGCGGCCGGCGGGGGCTTGGTGGCGCTCTTCTCCACTCCTGGGTGAGAATTGCGGCGGAGCAGCGGCTCGGGCGCCTTGCTGAGCAGAGGGACTGACGCTTTACGGCTGATCTCCGCCATGGGCTTggcctcttctctctccttccCGTCGGGGGCGCCCTCCTGGCAGGCGATCATGGACTGCACGTGGCTGCCTTTCAGCCGCTGCGGTTCTTCCTTGCGTTTCCATTCCTTCTTGTCAAAGACATAGAGCTGCTCCATGGTCCTCACGGCGGCGGTCAGCTTCTCCAAGGCCACCTTAGACTGCGGAGACTTAGGCTCGGGCTTTGGCTCCGGCTCTTTGGGCTTCTCCTGTTTCCACTTGGACGCTGACACGATCTTCACCACCGGCATCCTGGGTCCCGTTTTATTGGGCGCAATGGTGGCAACCGGCAGCCTGCCAGATGCCCGGTGTACCAGGACCGTGTCTGCGGGGGATAGCCCCTTCTCCAGGGCACCGTCCCCAGGGCTCTCCTTGTCCCCGTCCTCCTTGTTCTTGACGGCCTGACAGGTAATTACTATCGGCGACGAGATCTTGGGCTGCTTGGTCTTGTAGTCGGAGGTACTGTGGTCGGACATGACGCTGCCCCTGTCGCTGCCCTCACCTGTGTCCTGGTTGTAGGAACTCTTCAGCAGCTTCCTGACGTCTCTCACCTGGTGAATAGCTCCCGGGGCTTTAGGCTTGGCTTCTCTCACATCTCTCACAAGAAACTGGGGCATCTTCTCCAGAACTTCAGCTCTGGAGGGCACCTGGTTTCTCAGGTCTTCTGCAGCTTTGGACAGGCTGGCAACACTGGTGGCCAGGTTGGGGGTCAGCAGCTTGGCAATGTTGAATGGGCTATCTTTATTCTCTGTGGCTAACCCCAGCTTTAGCTTAATCTCCTGCGGCTTGGGGGTCATCCTGGGGGTCATCCTGCTCACTGAAGTCTCCAGAATATGGAGCTTCTCACTCTTGATCTCATTCTCATTGCGGCTGAAGCAGGTCTGGTGGGCATAGGTGGACACCGAGTACTTGGTAGCTTGCTTCTGCACCTGCTTCTCCTTAGGAGCATGCTGCTGTATGCCAGGGACAAAAAGTCGGGACATCTTGGTGGACTGCACCGAGGAGATCTCCCCCAGCTCTGCTCTCCAGTCTCTTTCCAGTGGGATCTTAATCCTCCTCGCTTTGGCAACGTTCTCCTcgatcttcttctccatcttctcGATCTCTTTCTCCTTCCATGACCTGAAGGCGCTGTTCTGGCTCCGGAGGAAGATCCCCTTCATGGTCTCGGCCGCGCTCTTCTTCTTCATCTCGCACATGGTTTCTTCCCTGTGGCTCTCAAAGGGGGACA
Above is a window of Dendropsophus ebraccatus isolate aDenEbr1 chromosome 7, aDenEbr1.pat, whole genome shotgun sequence DNA encoding:
- the C7H4orf54 gene encoding uncharacterized protein C4orf54 homolog, encoding MREGHKFCWSPEQLPPYQTEVAAGELPAPEGRCQGTVFYPPSSSNSPSPLTMPQQGCTNDEAHYITTHEIQLCEADQDPDYPDFGLAPSTWSDPVDSAPSCSFLEYASFDSQTDEEDCSYYLSTASDPNPTDSVGSTELVSTYSEGETSPSFSSSSSSSSSRSSTRRKLDVSKAGSAKGQIHLSIKTASKAINEPSNIQSNQNSALADAKHDLDMNYCLSTASKALQQHHCHPYPQAADAHRLVAIPARLQARSGIHADISSGASSAVSELDDADKEVRNLTSRAFRSLAYPYFEAINFSSSESTTSLSDQNIGINSWSTYLDWKGGSFLSQKAEKTQHQHSSTASNFGVKKLGKDASKEKEKQQQQVCVQANKSETKAFELVVSEVAEKREKSKRIQSGSRVVTLTETLNFSSNVKASTDHAPGSACTDGVTETLPRDRAAPSIEVTKQTSSTEAMEGTHKSKYASSLLKNIISKKMQLEQEFKMERGELSDTSHQASVSKEGEGAKEKGLQRQNSKFSEAGSDFTLVSSEDLGEFFEGKSATPSLEKRLSPFESHREETMCEMKKKSAAETMKGIFLRSQNSAFRSWKEKEIEKMEKKIEENVAKARRIKIPLERDWRAELGEISSVQSTKMSRLFVPGIQQHAPKEKQVQKQATKYSVSTYAHQTCFSRNENEIKSEKLHILETSVSRMTPRMTPKPQEIKLKLGLATENKDSPFNIAKLLTPNLATSVASLSKAAEDLRNQVPSRAEVLEKMPQFLVRDVREAKPKAPGAIHQVRDVRKLLKSSYNQDTGEGSDRGSVMSDHSTSDYKTKQPKISSPIVITCQAVKNKEDGDKESPGDGALEKGLSPADTVLVHRASGRLPVATIAPNKTGPRMPVVKIVSASKWKQEKPKEPEPKPEPKSPQSKVALEKLTAAVRTMEQLYVFDKKEWKRKEEPQRLKGSHVQSMIACQEGAPDGKEREEAKPMAEISRKASVPLLSKAPEPLLRRNSHPGVEKSATKPPPAAESKAPPRTFQVSRFTEGKKQEQQEATTPSSRTGTGNVNVFTVSAAPAKSKQQSLESTLNTKNSRPQPPTTLRIPSMAVEEPKVQPPSLVRKASADFENYLTIPVKSATTEGKHPVSRDTGARESTGSGKEAPPTTRDSSIIREAAATVRETAALCTLPPFSTKAQASSPKSPMKAPRDWSSKAKEGVQPTRASPAASEPKTPDSVPPAAIYHHPLPPMAMAMPSAQAPIYYSPPLPSAPPPEMYPQTQRKMLVDLATGQYYLVDTPVQPVKRRLFDPETGQYVDVPVPPPPVTPVPIHMPQLALSPGAYGPAYMFYPGFLPTPPTAVLPPTPLQTQLSNPGSEHSYDMPVVEGSQPGDMGMADSPYYLATGSVTAPSSIGQATNIRRGSIGCPDGKQMISMVSQPGPRIVAPPSFDGTTMRFVVEHR